One window of the Paraburkholderia sp. PGU19 genome contains the following:
- a CDS encoding M20 aminoacylase family protein has protein sequence MNTMVIPAGIADLEAEMIALRRRIHAHPELAYEEHVTGELVADKLAEWGYTVTRGLGSTGVVGQLKVGSGTRKLGLRADMDALPIHEQTGLPYASKLPGKMHACGHDGHTAMLLAAAKHLAQERSFDGTLNLIFQPAEEGLAGAKKMIEDGLFERFPCDAVFAMHNMPGHPTGKFGFLPGSFMASSDTVIVKVTGRGGHGAVPHKAVDPVVVCAQIVLALQTIVSRNVAPLDMAIITVGAIHAGEAPNVIPETAEMRLSVRALKPEVRDFLETRILEVVHGQASVYNARAEVDYQRRYPVLVNDAQMTAFATQVARDWVGDDGLIADMQPLTGSEDFAFMLEKCAGAYLIIGNGDGEGGCMVHNPGYDFNDDCLATGAAYWVRLAQSFLV, from the coding sequence GCATCCGGAGCTTGCGTACGAAGAACACGTGACGGGCGAGCTGGTCGCCGACAAGCTCGCCGAGTGGGGCTACACCGTGACGCGCGGGCTGGGTAGCACGGGTGTCGTCGGGCAACTGAAAGTAGGCAGCGGTACGCGCAAGCTCGGCCTGCGCGCCGACATGGACGCGCTGCCCATCCACGAGCAGACGGGCCTGCCGTACGCGAGCAAGCTGCCCGGCAAGATGCACGCATGCGGCCACGACGGCCACACGGCGATGCTGCTCGCCGCAGCGAAGCATCTCGCGCAGGAACGTTCGTTCGACGGCACGCTGAACCTGATCTTCCAGCCCGCCGAAGAGGGCCTTGCCGGCGCGAAGAAGATGATCGAGGACGGGCTGTTCGAGCGCTTCCCGTGCGACGCCGTGTTCGCGATGCACAACATGCCGGGTCATCCGACGGGCAAGTTCGGTTTTCTGCCGGGTTCGTTCATGGCGTCGTCGGATACCGTCATCGTCAAAGTGACAGGGCGCGGCGGACACGGCGCGGTGCCGCATAAGGCCGTCGATCCCGTCGTCGTGTGCGCGCAGATCGTGCTGGCGTTGCAGACCATCGTGTCGCGCAACGTCGCGCCGCTCGATATGGCGATCATCACGGTCGGCGCGATTCACGCGGGCGAAGCGCCCAACGTGATTCCGGAGACGGCTGAGATGCGCCTCTCCGTGCGCGCGCTGAAGCCGGAAGTCCGCGACTTTCTGGAGACGCGCATTCTGGAAGTCGTGCATGGACAAGCGTCGGTGTACAACGCGCGCGCCGAGGTCGACTATCAGCGACGCTATCCCGTGCTCGTCAACGATGCGCAGATGACGGCATTCGCGACGCAGGTCGCGCGTGACTGGGTCGGCGACGACGGCCTGATCGCCGACATGCAGCCGCTGACGGGCAGCGAGGACTTCGCGTTCATGCTCGAAAAATGTGCGGGTGCGTATCTGATCATCGGCAACGGAGACGGCGAGGGCGGCTGCATGGTGCACAACCCAGGCTACGACTTCAACGACGATTGCCTTGCGACGGGCGCCGCATATTGGGTACGACTCGCGCAATCATTTCTCGTCTGA